The genomic interval aaagataaaaagaaataactgccaaggctccttcCGACAGAACCTTGAAATTCGTTGTTTTGGAGGCAGGCAATGGGTCACTAATTAACTGGACCCCGGAGGCCTTGcctttcagcaacagaacaagacacagatCAACAGGTAAAGCATTCTCCTCAACCAACACTATATAGACCACGctctttccatgccagcattctctggagtcgatgccagatgccacagctgctgatgaaacgtcaggaagaaacttctagaacatggcctcagggccccaaaaacccacaaaaaaactacggatgctggttgtgaaagccttcgacttctctctgtgctcagcatctgccaggagttgatcatagaatcatgctggaggacctacaaatgcctagagaagtgttctctctaggaatctctaggtcctccttgtcaactctatggtcaacttctgacagaattgcactgcaggacctatagattcctagagatcGCATATTgatcaaaagtcaaagctgcaaatgcagagggctggctgtatgcgcatgttgtctgttcttccttgAGAGACATTCTTTAGGACTTTAGGGACAGctccataccctccaatgtttcacaggtgagaaaggaaggagacatgtgTGGCCAGACAATTTcggagtgtgatcaagatggtgaaagttacaaatgaggaagaagacacaagcgAAGAGGgtctgcaacagtttgcttttgcctttgcctaaaagccagggcaagattttgcctctttttctccctgctgctccattattaattaattaattaactaattaataacTGGGaccagagcagctcacaatacaattaaaaacattaaaagctgatacattaaaacagaattaaattgttacactCTTAAAATAGcttgcttattaaaagaataaaaatagttaaaaagtcaaaattgtttaaaacactgGTGCTTTAAAAACGttctgtttaattaattaattccatttaattaattaatcaatttttCAAGGAAGAAAATAAGCTTCCTTGACATCATTTTGAGAACGTTGTCCAAAATATTtgcaagaataataataacaatacaaataaataaattataaaacaattattaaataaataaataaaaagtaaacagtaataacaatttaaaaaatagaatacacATTGTTTCAAGAAGGATTCATGATACTCCTCTTGAGAAActgtttattattaaataatatcccacttttcccttcaCATCTTTAAAGCAATTAAGaaaaagcagagccctccctccagtccatctgccttggtccaggcctcagagggagagaagaaccactggacctcatccctttcccatcgccattcccttctccttttgggtcgtgtcttttagattgtaagcctgagggcagggaactgtctaattaaaaatcataattgtaagccactctgaaagcttttagggctgaagggccgggtataaataccataataataataataataatagttaagaAAGCCCATCATTATGACACTCCTTACAGATGGGAATGACACACTCCCTTTCTCCaagttggaggatatgcactTAAACTTTTGCACTCTGGAACAAGTGTGGGCAATGCATAGATCAAGTTGCATCTCCTGTCAGCACTAATTGGTATAGTCAGTTGTGAAGAAATTGCAGTCTAGCAGCACCCAAAGGTCTACACAGTTTCTGCCTTGGCTTTACAAAGGACTAAATCTTCATGTGATATCAAAGTAGTGTCTCTGTTTTCCAGCATGATCTGATATATGTATCTGGACCCCCGACTGCCCCCCAGTTCAATTCAGGTTCACTATTTCCAAGCATTCCTGGGTGCAAAGAGGATGTCCGCTCTTGGACAAGAGATAACTACTATCAGTTTGTAATTTGTATCAGTTTACCCTTTTATAAAATCTCCCACTTTCAAATCCTGGTGTGAATAGGCCAGGGCAAAAAGTAGTCATTTTTTGCTTTTGATTTTGCATTTTCCTCCCTCAAGGACCCATCACAATGTACGCCAGTTCGAAGAGAGTTACTGCATTTGCACGAGTCAAGCCCACGGCCGAATTTCCTCAAGACATGATCAAGTTTGGGGCGGATAACAAGGTGGATGAACATAAGAGACCAGAGATAGGAcggttttgatttgatttgttgttgtgtgccttcaagtaatttctgatttatggtgaccataaggtgaacttatcacagggttttctgggcaatatttgttcagagtgtttttgccattgccttcatccaCGTAAGCCACCTCATTTGTCAAGGACagagaggtggcatataaataaaatattattattacagtattattgttattattattcatctgAGGCCAAAAGAGTGCCTGTCcaaggcttccttgactgagcagggctttgaaccctggtctccaatttTTAGCCcagtctttcctttaaaaaaggcTTCCTCCAGTGAGGTAGATAATATTGTCTTAGGAAAAAGTCTCTGTTTACACTCATACTGAACTTGTAGGAGAGCCTTTCTAATACAgtgatttttaaattcagcaaGTGCTTTAACTTTAGCATACTAAAGATaaccatgccaaccaaatcttaagTTATAACCTTCAGGTTCCAAGAGTCCCACATCTCTAAGCAATATCCATTCCTTCACCCATACAAAACAACAGACCTTGCAATACAATTTGACTTTAGGGACTCCCAAGCCGCCCCTTTCCTTAGCATTGGGCAGAATTTTAAATCTTATTCTGGATTTCTTTGCCTGCCAGTCAGATCTAGAAATCATTTTCTGTCATTCCACAAAAAGTATTCCATGTCTTATAATAGAGATcgtttgaaagagaaataaagccTTGACAGAGCATCTGCTTTTACCATTGCCATTCTGCCCAAAAGGGATACATTTAATTTTCTCTATTTTTCTAGGCATCTAGTTGTAGgctaagataggaggaaggaacattgacaatctaagatatgcagaggacaccatactactagcagaaaatatcaaagacttagaacaattactaaggaaagtcaaagaagaaagtgcaaaggcaggattactgctgaacttTAAGAAAACGAAAATAATTACcacggaggatctacataaatgcAGCCTAGATAATggggaaatcaaaatagtcaaatatTTCCTATATCTTGGGTCAAATATTGcccagaacggagactgcagtgaagaaatcaaaagatgactaggaataggaagggcaacaatgaaagggcagcaagggcagttagcaacaagtTGTAGGCTCCTTTTTCTGATGTAATGTTCGTTTCTTCCTGGTCAAAGACTCATTTTAACTGGCTTTCCATTTATTGCTTCTCTAGACCATAGATATATACATTGAGAGAGACTACTCAAAAGGAATTGTCAACAACAAGCAGACAGATTGGTCTTTTAAGTTAGATGGTGTTCTTCACGATGCCACTCAGGATGCAGTTTATGAGGCAGTGGCACAACGTCTGGTCACTCAAGGCCTTAGTGGTTATAATGGTAATTTTTTTCATCCTTATTCTTGAACTCATCAGTTTTTAGGGATGTAAATTTTAGTAAAATAGTAATTATGGGACAAAGAGATCCTGTAAGTGGATGTGACGGATTATACAGCCTGCCATTCCAGTACTTGCTCTCGATCTTTTCTAGGTACTATAATATGTTATGGGCAAACCGGAGCTGGTAAGACTTTCACCATGACAGGAACAACAGAAAACTACCTCAATCGAGGGCTCATCCCCCGAGCTATACAACAGGTAATTCAGATTGTGATGTAAAAGTTGTGGATCGGTGGCATTCCTTGTATATTTGGCGCTCGGTGTGAATAATTTTTAATACGCCTCCATCCACCCGGTGCAGTCCACACTTGCACTCCTGTAGTAATGCCTCTGATGTGGGTGCTGAGAGGAACCTGGAAAGATGGTCTGTCTCATAAGGTAGAATTTCTGTGGGCTGGCAATTTATAACGTTTCATTCTTGCCAAAACATGATGCAAGAGACAGACCCATGGAGGTCTCACCAACTTCAAGAGAAGGAACTAGGAAGGAAGAGTGGTTGATCTGTGCGGACTCTGCTTAGCTCTCTGTGTGCTGGCACCAGTGGAATTagatcaccttggcttctagtATTTCTGGTTAAAGTAATGTTCCCTATACTTGCCCTTCCCCATCATAGCCCCAGGATGTGGGGTGTATGTGACTGGATTAAAGGATCACCACTAACTGGTTTGGATAATCCTGTTGTACAGCTCTCGCACATTTTTGTCTCATCCTTCTTACCCATGAGAGAATGTTGTTGGATGGAGCCCCTAGTTTCACAACCCTCTTcctctcttggggggggggggcatagacAATTTCTTTGCATCCATCTTGAAACTGATCCATTTGAGGCACAGCTTTCAATCTTTCCCTGCAGGTATTCAAGTCAGTGGAAGAGCATGGCAGTCAGTTCATCACCGTTCGGATTTCTTACCTGGAGATCTACAACGAGACCATCTTTGACCTTCTATCCATGATGCCCTCGGGCGCAGCCATTGACACACCACTGTCAGTTGTAGAGAGCCCACAGGGGGTCTCTGTGAAAGGGCTGACTATACATCCTGCACCAAATGAAGAAACTGCTCTAAATCTCTTGTTTGAGGTAAGAAGGATCTGTGAGGTCTCAGTCACCTTCCCTTTAGGATCTGAAAGGATGGAGATTTGCGCAGACTGGAAAATGTATTTACAAAACTTTTTGCCCTCAGGGAAATGAACCTGGTTCAGCCTCCAAAATAATGTAGGCCATCTCTGTATGATCATTAGTTAACATTATAACCATTGTGACTTCCTTTAAAAATCTCTAGAAACCATAGCATTGTCAAGCTGAGGAAAATTTCCTTTATACGTCAGCTCCTTTCTGGATCCTTTccatttttgaactacaaatcccaaaagtcCCATGGGTAGAAAGCCCTAACAGTTAAACTTGTGCAAAGCCTggctatttcatttattttaatgcatttattaaaataattatgtcTCATCATTCTGACAAAAACACTTTATCTGTAAAGCtgtcttccagcaccacatttcaaatgagtggaTTCTTTTCCTGtaagctttcttcgctgtccagatTTTTGGATGTTGGTGAATTGCACATAAGGATGCGGCCTCTTCCCTGTGAGAGCTCTGTCTGTTGCCATCCTGGTGCTAGCAGAAGATATTTTAATTGTCTCAGGCCTTTTAATTTCTCTAGCTTGAAGTTGTTCTTATTCTTGACAGAGTTTGGAAAGAACTCATTACAAGCAatggggcatctacactgtaataaataatgcagtttgacactcctttaacagCCGTGGCTcagtcctatagaatcctgggatttatagttttgtgaagcactgacactctttggcaaggaaggctaaagaccccaggattccatcagatggagctatagcatttaaaatagtgtcaaactgcattatttctacagtgcaaatgcactgAGTTCTAGTGCCTCATGCAATAACAAACCCTAGGATTATAGAGGATGCAACCACTGTTAAACCACTGACTGTTAAAGCAGAATGACATTGCTatcaggagtgcatctacactatagaaatcatgcagtttaacaccattttaactgccatggctctgtcctatagaatcctaacattggtagttttgtgaggcaccagcacactttggcagaaaaagctaaaaagcttgtaaaactataaatcccaggataccgtaggatggagctgcagcacttaaagtgatgccaaactgcattatttctacagtgtagatgcatcctaagttACTGAATTAAAACTGCTATTACAAGTTACTTCCAAAAGGCATTTGGCAAAATCTTTTCAGGTATTATGCCATCCATTTATTGATCTATAGGGTCCCCTCTAGAACAAAAAGGGCCAAGTAGTGCAATGGGTTTAAACcgagagtgggaatcatgcagctcccCAGATGTTGGGCTGCAGTTCTGAAAACTCTTCATAATTGCCTGTGCTGACTATGGctgttgggacttgcagtctgacaacatctggagggtgctgTGATTCCCAACCTTGCTTAAACATTGTCACAAGTAACACCAACAAATCTCAttgaaaaagtaacattccaagtgTGGCCATTTAGTTTTGCATGCTCCATTACAAATTTGTCATGTAATTTAtgataatttaatttttcattcatttttattccgTGTGGAAAGCCATCCTGAAAAATCTTATTACAAAGTGGCCTACAAAGAGTGGAAACGCATAGTCTTCTCTTGATTATCTCTGTCTTGgattttcatttccttcttcAGGGTGACACTAATCGGTCTGTTGGCCAACATGCCCTGAATAAGCATTCTTCCAGGTCCCACTGCATCTTCACCATTTATATTGAGGTCAGTACCACTGGAGTTTACAGGGTCTGGTTCAATACTTCTGTCATTTTCAGTGTGACGTAACACTCTTTTGATTTCTCACCTCAGTGTCATTCCAGAATCCTTGCAGATGCCAGATATGTCACCTCCAAAATTAACCTGGTTGATCTGGCAGGCTCAGAGAGGCTGGCAAAGAGCAAGGTAAGTAAACTGCAAAGATTGGGTGAGTCAGCTAACCTCATTTTACAGGAATAAGAAGGACCAGCATACCAATGTTGTCTgcttttggaagctgagcaggacctggttagtacttggatgagaaaccaaAGCAGAAATTTCCAGGGAGGGCTAAGAAAGATTCCTGCCTGAAATCCTGAACAGACACAGTGTCAGTGTCAGACAGAACTGAGAATACTCAGCTAGATGGTCCATTCATCCTGCTCAGTATAATGCAGGTTCCTGCCTGTCTATATTCAGTAAAAGCTAACTTCCCTGATGCTGAAAATGTGTTATAGACTGAACCTCATAATCTGGACCTAGAGCCCCAAATTTGTATTGCCACACCCATAGAGCTCTTGTGATTCACTCTGAAGTGAGAATCTAGGCTATGTCAAGCAAGAGACTGAGGCCCACAGGCTCCCAGATTCATAAGAGTTCTCCAGACTAAAGCAAAGTTATATTTTTGTGGGGTAGGGAATATCCAGATTAAATCTGCAAAGCTGGTACCAGGGCAAAACAAAGGGAGAGATGATGTTTTTAGGAGTAATTTATGTGATATAGCACACCTGTGATTGTTCCATCTTGACAGGAGAGAGttggcattttttatttttccatgtttaATGGGAGAAAGTAAAGCTAATATGTGCACAGACACAGTAGTCTAAATCAGTGCTGCTCCAAgcggtggtccatggaccagtgccgGTCTGTGACGCATCAGCTGCTGGAACATGGCAAGTTTCCAAGAAATAGTTGTAACCTATGGGTACAAATGTGGTGCTGGTTTCTGGCACATTGGGAACAAATAACTGCCACTCTCTTGTGTAGTCAGCCTGGTCTAAAGCATCCTCTTGGTTCCTCGCTTTCAATAGTCAGAAGGCCGTGGACTGAAGGAAGCCACTTACATCAACAAGTCTCTGTCCTTCCTTGAACAAGTAATCATTGCATTGTCTGATCAAAACCGAGAACATGTGCCCTTCCGCCAGAGCAAGCTCACCTACATCCTGAAGGATTCACTAGGTAAGGCAAGGCCAGGCACAGTGTAGCCCTGAATCTGCTTCCTAAGCACCCACCCCTGCCACCCTAGTTGCAACCTAGGTCTACCCTAAAAATAGGAGGTAAGAGGGTAACCTCAGTTCCTTCTGCCAGTAATTTAGGCATTGAACAGTGGGAAGTGAAACAGTGGCTGAAAGACATGGTGTGTACATATGGATTAGCTTTCTGCTCTCTTCTGCAGCCTCAAATACGGTTTCCTGAAATTCATTAAGACAActagcctggcatagtggtttgagtgttggactacgactctggggaccagggttcgattcctgttcagccatgaaacccactgggtgactttggacaagtcacatgctctcagcctcaggggaaggcaagggcaaacctcctctgaataaatcttgccaggaaaacactgggaccttagggtcgccataagtcagaaacaacttgaaggcacacaacacaaaatacattatggattttgaagaAAGAACGTGGCTGAGTTTATATTAGCAAATGAGAATAAGAAATAACTTTGTatgctgttgctgttttcttGAAAGAGGAGTGGTGAGGCCCCGCTGGCCTAGGAAGCCTCTACCATGCGAACTGATCATGTGCCCTGCCTAAGATGTGTCCCAGAAGGCTCTGCAGTGGGCAGAAATACCTTCTCTTTAGATCTTGTCCTGAAAAGGAGGTGGGCATTAAGAAAACCACCATCTCCATGAACCACTTCTGTCTATGTGGAGACTGGAGGGGCTTTTTGACTCAGAGAGGCTGCCTTAACTTTGTTTCTGTCTCTCCTAGGAGGGAATTGCAATACGGTCCTAGTGGCTAATATCTGCAGCGAACCCATTCACATTGTGGATACGGTAAGCATCCTGAGGTTTGGGGGCAGCACAGGGGTAAATATGGCTAGGAATAAAGTGACTGCTCCAGACATATCCTGGAAAACACTTGATTTGGATTTGTTTAAAGCAGGGAGTGGGCAAGTAGTTTTCAGACTGATGGACCTGTCATCTTTCAccattagggttagggttattcATTGGTTCAGGtaatgaggaatgatgggaaatacagtcaAATAATAATCAATGAGGTGAGTTTTCCAGAAAAAGTAGAAATCTGCATAATGCTGTCTGGTATAGCACATAGGGTTTAAGTGTTATATCCAAAAACATTCAAAGCTTTATGTGGACATTATTGTATTTGAATATTTGtaacaatgtaaaaataatgctTCCCTTATAGCCATTAGAAACGAATGCACCTGAAAGAACACTAATTTTTAGGACACATACGTACCTGTGCTATTTATATCaacagtttaactttcttttgcTGACTATGGCTATTGCcataatgctttaactgccatggctccatcctatatcttggaagttgtagtttggtggaacaccagaactctctgagagagaaggctaaatatctcacaaaactacaaatcccagaattgcatagaactgagctatggcagttaaaacagtgtcaaactgcattaattctgaagtgtaggtGCAGTCATCCTTCACTCCCTGCACTCCTTATCCATTCTGTTTCAAGCTGAGAAATTTTTTATTCAGTACAACTAGGTGAGCATTCTGTTTCATTAAAGGATTTATTGCAGTAAAACAACTGAGATGGGCAtggataagtgtgtgtgtgtgtgtgtgtgtgtggaaacttTTTGGGGAAAACTATATGTAACACTAGAAACATTTCCACTCTACCTCTCTGGTCAGGACAGCCACAAGCACCCCACACTTTGTTTAAGGCTTGGCTTACACATCTAGCAGAACTCTTGGTTTACATAATGCAATTGTTTagtatgcctttaaaaaaaactctaaagcttattttctgttatGAATGCACTGAAGGaaaactaaggggctcaacagaccgaatattaaggccggcctggggttggagtcagggtgtggcacccacatgatgcacaccccgagtTTGCCCCCAGGCCGTCATGACACCACACACTGTTCCACACAATGCGTCCAAAGGAGCATAGAAAAGCCATGTGCTggcagctatggcatcctttccagggtgcaaaaaggagaaatTGGGGCTGCGGCGTGCAGTTGTCACGGCTCCAGTCTGGCGCCAgatagaggcagctgcaggccaccccttaggggcagtctgtacagtcttttagtcaccataaatcagaaatgacttgaaggaacacaacaacaaagcattatATCAGATGTGTATGGACAAAGGAAAAGTCCAGTTATGAACAGGTCCTCACCGATCATCCTGAGACACAACTTACTCCATGCaggttgttgtgggccttcaagttgtttctgacttacataAAACCTAAAGTGACGctatcactgtgttttcttggcaagaattgttccaAGGGGCTTCTGCTTTAGcatgtcctctgaggctgagagagtaggacttgcccaaggtcacacagtgggtttctgtggctgagaggggattcaatccctggtctccagagatctagtccaacactcaaaccactataccatgctggcttcctaATGCTAAAAGGAAGGGTGCTTGGCTGGGTGGCTGCCATTTCTTTCCCCCAGAAAAAtgactgggagaaagatggcacacAGAGacaggaaaggaaataaaaatactgaGCAGGAAGTTGGGACTGGGAAGCATTTGCCATGAGATGAATATGGGTCCATTCATATTCTTTCAGCTCTCCACCCTTAGGTTTGCTACCAGAACAAAATGGGTGACTACGGAGCCAGTTGTCAATGAAAAGATCGACTCAGAGGTGTGTGCTCTTCTGTTTTGGCCATTTTTCTGACTAGAGGATGGAGAGGTTTGGTGGAAAACTAACTAGTTGAAGAAAGGCTATTGTTCTCTTCTGACTGAGGAGCAGAGATCATACTTTGCAGAAAAATCTggacctttctttctctccacatGTTCACCTGCTGTTCTTCTCATTTGCTTAGCGAATggtgaaaaatctggaaaaagaAGTCCTTTACCTGAAGGAAGAGTTGGCTATGCACAACAGTTTGGTAAGGATCAATCCAATCAGTCACAACATTCGTGTGATCAAGTGgcatctacagtggtgcctcgggttacgaaagtaattcgttccgcggccgctttcgtaacccgaaaagccttcgtaagccgaattgccataggcgctaatggggaaaagccgcgtttcgtgcgaaaaagccgaaaaaagcaccaaaaattttcttcgtaacccgaaaaaacattcgtaacccggaacaatgatttccaatgggattttttcgtatcccgaaaatttcgtaacctgggtatttcgtatcccgaggtaccactgtacactgtggaaatgatgctgtagctccattcagTGAATTCCTAGGATTAGTAGTTTTCAAGGTCTTTAatatctctgccaaagagtgctggtgcatcacaaaactataaatccaaggattctgtagggtgaagccatcacagttaaagtggtgtcaaactgctctttctatagtgtagatgcacctcaagtctctgcagcagcacaaaacaagtttgctccatttctatttgacacccttttaaatatttacaaatgGCCAGATATTTAAAGGTCATCAGTGTCAACCTTCCTAGATTTCAGGTTTTGGCCTGAAATATGcagccttggagagtggtagagcctccttctttggcagtttttaagtagagactagatggccatctgttgggagtgtttttaTGGTGTCTTCCagaatggcagaatgggtttggaatGTATGGCCTTTGGGGCtatcttccaagtctatgattgtatgattctgggGGGAAGGGGTGTTACATGTGGCTCATCAACTTATTGCTTTTGTTCCCTGTTCTGTTCTTAGCTTAACCGTCCCCCAGTGTCTTATGAGCCCCTGAATGAAATCCAGATAGCAGAGATCAACTCTCAAGTTCGCCGGTACCTTGAAGGAACCATAGATGAATTAGATGTAAGTAGCTGTTATGCTGATATGCGAATGTATGCAGCCATGTGCTTTAAATAGTCATGGTGGGGTGTTCTATCTGTTGCTTGCTGGAAAGCAATGGCAGTGGGGGTAGATGAGGATTATCACTGTGGTGTTGTACACAGCCAGACGTATCAAGAGCAGAGCAGTGAATCTCAGCAAGAGTGTGAGACCACAGCTGCTGGAGCAGTtgggcagaagcagcagcaaattgTGTTCTTCTTGGCTGTGGAATATACCGGGGATTTTCTCTGTAGATTGAATGCAGTTCAAGTCCCACATGGTTGGATTTGCTCAGTGCCTCGTGGCACAATTTAAGCATCAGCCAGAGGCTTTGTCTCAATATGCTTCCTTTGACTTTCTGACAGTCATCTCTGCTT from Sceloporus undulatus isolate JIND9_A2432 ecotype Alabama chromosome 6, SceUnd_v1.1, whole genome shotgun sequence carries:
- the KIF9 gene encoding kinesin-like protein KIF9, with translation MYASSKRVTAFARVKPTAEFPQDMIKFGADNKTIDIYIERDYSKGIVNNKQTDWSFKLDGVLHDATQDAVYEAVAQRLVTQGLSGYNGTIICYGQTGAGKTFTMTGTTENYLNRGLIPRAIQQVFKSVEEHGSQFITVRISYLEIYNETIFDLLSMMPSGAAIDTPLSVVESPQGVSVKGLTIHPAPNEETALNLLFEGDTNRSVGQHALNKHSSRSHCIFTIYIECHSRILADARYVTSKINLVDLAGSERLAKSKSEGRGLKEATYINKSLSFLEQVIIALSDQNREHVPFRQSKLTYILKDSLGGNCNTVLVANICSEPIHIVDTLSTLRFATRTKWVTTEPVVNEKIDSERMVKNLEKEVLYLKEELAMHNSLLNRPPVSYEPLNEIQIAEINSQVRRYLEGTIDELDIVSIRQTHEVFNQFKAILSQQEQEVESRLRSKYTLIDKNDFATLTVVQKAGLVDAEGHLVGEVDGQGFGIGVAPFSSKPGGRRTKTKKGKESASPAVKKEGLASPQSGKDLESVSLSRSQVAATGKELEVKETREQDSVSVETHRSDSAPKEEVPTRPSSPPTKTAAFEDFKSERGSEINRIFKENKSILNDRRKKMNEVAHRVNMLKQEMDTTRQALEAQKLEREQQGEYLNDEGQIIIDEEEFLLIIKLKDLRKQYRVDYNELQKLRSEVQYCQHLVDQCRNRLLTEFDIWYNESFLIPEEVQEALRPGGTIRLGMIPINRVLTLDEDDQERFDRMQQEVLPFCPASVSFYNAKAKVDRKHKYSQAMATLEQMRKKPGSVQAAVKNKPPSALDIM